From the Leishmania panamensis strain MHOM/PA/94/PSC-1 chromosome 31 sequence genome, one window contains:
- a CDS encoding hypothetical protein (TriTrypDB/GeneDB-style sysID: LpmP.31.1260), whose translation MFYTFCSSPVGVVPTWNNMSAGLQPLSPQLPYRLRNQVIQGYPATLNNGLSVMYYAPVVNKVSQQQVSYFPMAAQRWSFASASGAAQPATEVCNSMCFAPCESGANVSSNRSPLMLQSLIEMPSFMADKQHLHSLESQPSPMLSRLTRGLCSTGEVTKTFGASTTSVTSSNVGSGTSNGISTTTNGSMTPMGASSAAPGFQMTVPRPTSAMTSVAALPQQPQACFLANHTTGALTLIRAEDVTVSDADTTTSTHSYAMQPQLSMPSQSASASATSVPAYLVAPQVPSFGGTMASNFSKPFPGSTPLAVPALPSPPQPAKTLNGLYYQLGEVYEGFVKRYNPNRGFGFLTATTHVTVSANGDSATGTPPTSLSAPATAVPPTEEAEAPEKRRTPVHLGDIFVHQSSMQMEGFRALPVGGRVRFRIGYKDGQQTLQAVDVELLPQVCPLNVEMALSATPVQQAKTAVLDEMTDTVTSVPGVVQPAICASRSAASEQRSEGCALSYTSSEGDEPLIELAYDMYSSFEM comes from the coding sequence ATGTTCTACACTTTCTGCAGCAGTCCGGTTGGGGTCGTCCCGACCTGGAATAACATGAGTGCAGGCCTCCAGCCTCTGTCGCCACAGCTGCCGTATAGGCTACGCAACCAGGTGATACAGGGCTACCCCGCCACCTTGAACAACGGGCTGTCGGTGATGTACTATGCACCAGTCGTGAACAAGGTGAGCCAGCAGCAGGTCTCGTATTTTCCcatggcagcgcagcggtggtcaTTTGCTTCCGCTTCAGGCGCTGCCCAACCCGCCACAGAGGTCTGCAACTCCATGTGCTTTGCTCCCTGCGAGAGCGGTGCGAATGTGAGCTCCAACAGGTCTCCTCTAATGCTTCAGTCGCTCATAGAAATGCCGTCGTTCATGGCCGACAAGCAGCATCTCCACTCCTTGGAATCCCAGCCCTCCCCCATGCTGTCGAGGCTCACCAGAGGCCTGTGCTCCACTGGCGAAGTTACCAAGACTTTTGGCGCATCCACTACGAGTGTCACGAGCTCCAATgtgggcagcggcacctccaACGGCATATCAACCACCACGAACGGCTCCATGACTCCTATGGGGGCTTCATCCGCAGCTCCTGGCTTCCAGATGACTGTGCCGCGTCCGACTAGCGCCATGACTTccgtggctgcgctgccacagcagccgcaggcgTGCTTCTTGGCGAATCACACCACGGGTGCCCTGACGCTGATCAGGGCAGAGGACGTGACTGTCAGCGACGCGGATACAACCACAAGCACACACTCGTACGCCATGCAACCACAGCTGTCGATGCCGTCGCAGTCCGCCTCGGCTTCGGCCACGTCAGTTCCTGCTTACctggtggcgccgcaggtGCCCTCCTTCGGCGGGACCATGGCCTCGAACTTCTCCAAGCCGTTCCCTGGTTCCACACCGCTTGCCGTGCCTGCGTTGCCGTCCCCCCCACAGCCGGCGAAGACTCTGAATGGCTTGTATTACCAGCTGGGTGAGGTGTACGAGGGCTTCGTGAAGCGCTACAACCCCAACCGTGGTTTTGGCTTCTTGACTGCGACCACTCACGTTACCGTGAGCGCCAACGGCGACAGTGCGACTGGCACGCCTCCCACCTCTCTGAGTGCCCCAGCCACTGCGGTCCCTCCGACGGAGGAGGCCGAGGCTCCTGAGAAGCGACGCACGCCAGTGCACCTTGGCGACATTTTTGTCCACCAGTCGTCCATGCAGATGGAGGGCTTCCGTGCGCTGCCCGTTGGCGGCCGCGTGCGCTTCCGTATTGGCTACAAAGACGGCCAACAGACACTCCAGGCGGTGGACGTGGAGTTGCTGCCGCAGGTGTGTCCACTCAATGTAGAGATGGCGTTGTCGGCGACTCCAGTGCAGCAAGCAAAAACCGCAGTGCTCGATGAAATGACCGACACCGTGACGTCTGTACCGGGAGTGGTGCAGCCGGCTATCTGTGCTAGTCGCAGTGCGGCAAGTGAGCAGCGTTCGGAGGGGTGCGCCCTTAGCTACACCTCCTCCGAGGGGGACGAGCCGCTCATAGAGCTGGCATACGACATGTACTCCAGCTTTGAAATGTAG
- a CDS encoding hypothetical protein (TriTrypDB/GeneDB-style sysID: LpmP.31.1270), translated as MGGMPSPNVSATQATIPPANARASISGATPVTMQLSMAASASLSPKENTLLGTHQKFLIVRGAEGAATAVSVMLPLMDSRDTHMMSLSGVATPLNYMKQTFSPMTGGPAMMGSGAPPAYLPASASMSSSPSSLSLSGSGFVNVGAAPMTAYQGSSVSGVLQSLSSATVSEDTLSSFPFFSATSSIVPQRFSSAVSRSSTTGSFTPTSGILVQASASAPPVNLSPPPQYSTIVNSSAGGSVIFHQDSCNEGSAARSIFGSHTTPVVRKGDAGRGYEAGVYYEGRVKRFNPIRGYGFVSATAKLIPVQSCRQMEAAGFISTSEKQSNVWEAKSLKTSDDGDKEGNTGKDASLIVVSGGVDAAAEPHVQISGDNIVYIKGAPYVRHAVSMGDIFVHYNCLQRWLRKASTEANGDLVNLRAGSRVQFKVEMFVPAELLKVSDNKEAAAMLNSLGIPVEGNPNLLSGAIATKRGWGYQAIEVQVLPPKGILLTQVDPLNSATAAKDVAEDSVSSASLGPFVS; from the coding sequence ATGGGTGGGATGCCAAGCCCGAATGTCTCTGCTACACAGGCGACAATACCACCCGCAAACGCTAGAGCTTCCATTTCTGGCGCCACGCCTGTGACGATGCAGCTTTCCATGGCGGCCTCCGCCTCACTGTCACCCAAGGAAAATACGCTCCTGGGCACTCATCAGAAGTTTCTCATCGTGCGAGGCGCTGAGggtgcagcgacggcggtcTCTGTGATGCTTCCCCTGATGGACTCACGTGACACACACATGATGAGTCTCTCTGGTGTGGCAACGCCTCTCAACTACATGAAGCAGACCTTTTCACCCATGACTGGCGGCCCCGCGATGATGGGCTCTGGGGCCCCGCCGGCATACCTCCCCGCTAGCGCATCAATGAGTAGCTCACCTTCCTCACTGTCGctcagcggcagtggcttTGTGAACGTCGGTGCGGCGCCCATGACGGCCTATCAAGGTAGCAGCGTATCTGGCGTGCTgcagtctctctcctcgGCCACTGTGAGTGAGGATACACTTTCTTCGTTCCCATTTTTTTCAGCTACGTCGAGTAttgtgccgcagcgcttcTCTAGCGCGGTGTCACGCTCTAGCACCACCGGCTCCTTTACGCCAACAAGTGGGATCCTCGTACAGGCGTCGGCATCGGCACCGCCGGTCAACttgtctccccctccgcaGTACAGCACTATTGTGAATTCATCAGCTGGCGGCTCGGTCATCTTTCACCAAGACTCCTGCAACGAGGGTAGTGCAGCCAGATCCATCTTCGGCTCCCACACAACTCCTGTGGTACGCAAGGGCGACGCTGGCAGAGGTTACGAGGCCGGCGTGTACTACGAAGGTCGTGTGAAGCGCTTCAACCCGATTCGCGGCTACGGATTTGTGTCCGCCACAGCGAAACTTATCCCGgtgcagagctgcaggcaAATGGAGGCGGCGGGATTCATCAGCACCTCTGAGAAGCAGAGTAACGTATGGGAGGCAAAATCGCTGAAGACATcagacgacggcgacaaggAGGGCAACACCGGCAAGGATGCTTCTCTCATAGTAGTTAGTGGTGGCGtggacgccgctgcggagccgCACGTTCAAATCAGCGGGGACAACATTGTGTACATTAAGGGAGCTCCGTATGTCCGCCATGCCGTCTCGATGGGAGACATTTTTGTCCACTACAACtgcctgcagcgctggctgAGGAAGGCGAGCACGGAGGCGAATGGAGACTTGGTAAACCTGCGGGCCGGGTCGCGAGTGCAGTTCAAGGTGGAGATGTTTGTcccggcggagctgctgaaggtgTCGGACAACAAGGAGGCTGCAGCAATGCTGAACAGCTTGGGCATACCTGTGGAAGGGAACCCAAACTTGCTGAGCGGTGCCATCGcgacgaagagagggtggggcTATCAGGCCATCGAAGTtcaggtgctgccgccgaagGGCATCTTGCTTACGCAGGTTGACCCGCTGAACTCTGCAACCGCCGCCAAGGACGTTGCTGAGGACAGCGTTTCCAGCGCTTCGCTGGGCCCTTTCGTTTCGTAA